The following is a genomic window from Mycobacterium parmense.
GAACGCCAGCTTCTTGGCGGCGTCCTTCACCGGGTCCCAGTCGGAGTCCTGCGCGCCGCGCTCGACGTTGTCGATTTCGTAGCGGGACAACGTGAACGGAACCCGCAGTCGGACAAGGGGTTTGCTGGCCCGCAGGTGCGCCTGCACGCCATCGGAGGGGGCTTCGACGTCGATCAGGCGGCCCGTGCTGACCGCCGCGGTTGCCGCCCCCCCGGGGCCGCTGACGTCGACCACCCGACGTCCCGCGATGTGGCGCTTGAACGTCCGCGTCGCCTCCTGTTCGATCTCCTTCCAGGCGACTTCGGTGACCGGTGCCAGGTCGCGGTAGAGGTTGTTCATCGGGAGGTTCCTTTCAGGCTGCCGATCGAAAGTGAGCCTCGCTCGGGAGCGAGGCCGGCGGCGGGTTTGACTGCTGACGCTGTTGCGCGCGGTTGGGGTAGGGGCGGGGGATCGTCGAGGAAATCGACAGTAGGAGAAAAGAAGAGTCCGCCGGTGACCGCGGTCGAGAAGTCGAGAATGCGGTCGGTGTTGCCGGGTGGATCGCCGAGGAACATGTTCTCGAGCATTCTCTCCGTTACCCGCGGAGTGCGGGAGTAGCCGATGAAATACGTGCCGTATTCGCCCCTGCGGAGCTCCCCGAACGGCATGTTGTGCCGCACGATCTTCAATTCGGTGCCGTCGTCGTCGGTGATGACGTTGAGGGCGATGTGGGCGTTGGCGGGCTTCTCGTCGTCGCCGAGTTCGATGTCGTCGAACTTGGTGCGGCCGACCACCAGTTCCTGCTCGTTGACCGGCAGCGAATTCCACGACGCCATGTCATGCACGTACTTCTGCACATGGACGTAACACGATCCCGCGAAATCGGGGTCCTCGTCGCCGACGGTGGTGGAGCTGGCGGCCAGCACGCCGCCGGGGTTTTCGGTGCCGTCGACAAAGCCCAACAGGTCGCGGTTGTCGAAATAGCGGAACCCGTGCACCTCGTCGACCACGGTGACCGCTCCGGCCATCGCCCTGAGAATCCGGTCGGCCAACTCGAAGCACACGTCGAGGCTCTCCGCGCGGATGTGGAACAACAGGTCCCCGGGCGTGGCCGGGGCGACGTGCCGCGGACCCTCGAGCGCGACGAACGGATGCAGCTCCGCGGGGCGGGGCCCCGAGAACAACCGGTCCCAGGCTCTCGAGCCGATCGAGACAACCGCGGACAGCCGCTTCGGCGGCTCCCGGAAACCGATGGCGCGCACCAGCCCGGAGACATCCTGCAGGGCTTCGTGCACCGCGGCCTCGCCGCCCTCGTCGATGGTGACCACCAGGAAGATCGCCGCAGGCGTCAACGGCTCGAGGATGGGTTGCGGCTGGACGGGAGGCACTCTCCCGACCCTATCGTGGTGACGTCGAGCGCCGGAAGCCGAGCGGGTGACGAACCGCCGGCTCGGGTCGGGCCGTGCAGTCGCAGCGTTGGCGGTGCCGCCCGCACCAGACCCGGCCCCAACCCACCCACGCGCCGGCAGCGATGATGGTGCGCATGTCAGACGCGCCCACGAGCTCCGCCAGCGCCCGGGGCCTGTGCGACTTCATCGACGGGTCCCCGTCGCCCTTCCACGCCTGCGCCACGGCCGCGGCCCGGCTGACCGGGGCGGGGTACACCCAGCTCAGCGAGTCGCAATCCTGGCCCGGCCGGGCCGGCCGCTACTTCATCGTGCGGGCCGGATCATTGGTCGCGTGGAATTCCGACGGGCCCGAGGGCCCGTTCCGGATCATCGGTGCGCACACCGACAGCCCAAACCTACGGGTGAAGCAGCACCCGGACCGGGCGATCGCCGGCTGGCGGGTGGTGGCGCTCGAGCCGTACGGCGGCGCGTGGCTGAACTCGTGGCTCGACCGCGACCTGGGCATCAGCGGGCGATTGTCCGTGCGGGCCGGCGGCCGCGTCGCCGATCGGCTGGTGCGGATCGATGAGCCGATCCTGCGGGTCCCGCAGCTGGCCATCCACCTCGCCGAGGATCGCCGGTCGCTGACGCTGGACCCGCAGCGACACCTCAACGCGGTGTGGGGGAGCGGCTCCGGTCCGGCGTCGTTCCTCGGTTACGTCGCCGAGAGCGCCGCGGTGGCGCCGGCCGACGTGCTGGGCGCCGATTTGATGACGCACGACCTGACTCCGTCGCGGGTCATCGGCGCCGACGCCGGCCTGCTCAGCGCGCCCCGCCTGGACAACCAGGCCAGCTGCTATGCGGGACTGGAAGCGCTGCTCGGCGCCCAACCGCGCGGCTTCCTGCCTGTGCTGGTGCTTTTCGACCACGAGGAAGTGGGCTCGGCGTCCGATCGCGGCGCGCAGTCCAACCTGCTGGGCACTGTCCTGGAGCGGATCGTCTCGGCGGCCGGCGGGACCCGGGAGGATTTCCTGCGCCGCCTGCCGGATTCGTTGCTGGCGTCGGCGGACATGGCGCACGCCACCCATCCCAACTACCCGGAACGGCACGAACCCAGCCACCAGATCGAGGTCAACGCCGGACCGGTGCTCAAGGTGCATCCGAATCTCCGCTATGCCACCGACGGGCACACGGCGGCGGCCTTCGCACTGGCGTGCCAGCAGGCCGGGGTGGGGTTACAGCGCTACGAGCACCGGGCGGATCTGCCGTGCGGCTCGACCATCGGCCCGCTGGCGGCGGCGCGGACCGGCATCCCCACCGTCGACGTGGGCGCCCCCCAGCTCGCGATGCATTCCGCGCGCGAGCTGATGGGCGCGCACGATGTGGCCGCGTACTCCGCGGCGCTGGGCGCGTTCCTGGCGCCGGCCTGAGCCCGGCGCCGGTCCCTCGCCTGTGCCGCATCCCGACGGCGGGCGTGCGGCCACCCTAGACTGTCTGGCGTGACCGTCTCCGGGACCAGCGCGCGCACCCAGGCGATCGACACGGTCGAGCACGCCGCGATCACCCCCGACCAGCCCCAACCGTTCGCGGAGCTGGGCCTCAAAGACGACGAATACCAGCGGATCCGCGAGATCCTCGGCCGCAGGCCCACCGACACCGAATTGGCGATGTACTCGGTGATGTGGAGCGAGCACTGCTCCTACAAGTCCTCCAAGGTCCACCTGCGCTATTTCGGCGAGACCACCACCGACGAGATGCGCGCCGGCATGCTGGCCGGGATCGGGGAGAACGCCGGCGTCGTCGACATCGGCGACGGCTGGGCGGTCACCTTCAAGGTCGAGTCGCACAACCACCCGTCGTACGTCGAGCCCTATCAGGGCGCGGCCACCGGTGTCGGCGGCATCGTGCGCGACATCATGGCCATGGGCGCGCGACCCGTCGCCGTCATGGACCAGCTCCGGTTCGGCGCCGCCAACGCACCGGACACCCGCCGGGTGCTCGACGGCGTCGTGCGGGGCATCGGCGGCTACGGCAATTCGCTCGGCCTGCCCAACATCGGCGGCGAAACCGTCTTCGACGCGTGCTACGCGGGCAACCCCTTGGTGAATGCGTTGTGCGTGGGGGTGTTACGGCAGGAGGACCTGCATCTGGCGTTCGCCTCGGGTGTCGGAAACAAGATCATCCTGTTCGGCGCGCGGACGGGTCTGGACGGCATCGGCGGGGTGTCGGTGCTGGCGTCGGACACCTTTGATTTGGAAGACGGCACGGGACCTTCCCGCAAGAAGCTGCCGTCGGTGCAGGTCGGCGACCCCTTCATGGAGAAGGTCCTCATCGAGTGCTGCCTCGAGCTGTACGCGGGCGGCCTGGTGATCGGCATCCAAGATCTCGGTGGCGCCGGATTATCCTGCGCGACATCGGAATTGGCGTCGGCGGGGGACGGCGGTATGGCCGTCCGGCTGGAAACCGTCCCATTGCGGGCCAAGGAGATGACGCCCGCCGAGGTGCTGTGCAGCGAGTCGCAGGAGCGGATGTGCGCGGTGGTCGCGCCGGAGAACGTCGACGCCTTCATGGCCGTGTGCCGCAAATGGGAGGTACTGGCCACCGTCATCGGCGAGGTCACCGACGGCGACAGGTTGCAGATCACCTGGCACGGCGAGACGGTGGTCGACGTGCCCCCGCGCACGGTGGCCCACGAGGGTCCGGTTTACCAGCGCCCGGTCGCCCGTCCCGAATCGCAGGACGCCCTGAACGCCGACCGTTCGACCAAGCTGGCGCGCCCGGCATCCGGCGACGAATTGCGCGCCACTTTGCTTGCGCTGCTGGGCAGCCCGCATTTGTGCAGTCGCGCGTTCATCACCGAACAGTACGACCGGTACGTGCGGGGCAATACCGTGCTGGCCGAACACGCCGACGGCGGCGTGCTGCGTGTGGACGAGTCCACCGGCCGCGGCATCGCGATATCGACCGACGCGTCCGGCCGCTACACCGCGCTGGACCCTTACGCCGGCGCGCAACTCGCGCTGGCCGAGGCGTATCGCAACGTCGCGGTCACCGGCGCCACCCCCGTCGCGGTGACCAACTGCCTCAACTTCGGATCACCCGAAGACCCCGGCGTCATGTGGCAGTTCGCGCAGGCGGTGCGCGGTCTGGCCGATGGCTGTGCGGCGCTGGGCATTCCGGTGACCGGCGGCAACGTCAGCTTCTACAACCAGACCGGGTCGGCGGCGATTCTGCCAACGCCGGTCGTCGGCGTGCTCGGCGTGATCGACGACGTCGCCCGCCGCATCCCGACCGGCTTGGGCCGTGAGCAGGGGGAAACCCTGTTGCTGCTGGGAGATACCCGCGACGAGTTCGACGGCTCCGTCTGGGCCCAGGTGACAGCCGACCACCTCGGCGGCCTTCCGCCCGAGGTCGACCTGGCGCGCGAAAAGCTCATCGCCGACGTGCTCGGTTCGGCGTCGCGCGACGGCTTGGTGTCCGCGGCGCACGACCTGTCCGAAGGCGGCCTCGCCCAGGCCGTCGTCGAAGCGGCCCTGGCGGGCGAAACCGGTTGCCGCATCGTGCTTCCCGAGGACGCCGACCCATTCGTGACACTGTTCTCCGAGTCCGCGGGCCGGGTGCTGGTGGCCGT
Proteins encoded in this region:
- a CDS encoding Dyp-type peroxidase; translated protein: MPPVQPQPILEPLTPAAIFLVVTIDEGGEAAVHEALQDVSGLVRAIGFREPPKRLSAVVSIGSRAWDRLFSGPRPAELHPFVALEGPRHVAPATPGDLLFHIRAESLDVCFELADRILRAMAGAVTVVDEVHGFRYFDNRDLLGFVDGTENPGGVLAASSTTVGDEDPDFAGSCYVHVQKYVHDMASWNSLPVNEQELVVGRTKFDDIELGDDEKPANAHIALNVITDDDGTELKIVRHNMPFGELRRGEYGTYFIGYSRTPRVTERMLENMFLGDPPGNTDRILDFSTAVTGGLFFSPTVDFLDDPPPLPQPRATASAVKPAAGLAPERGSLSIGSLKGTSR
- a CDS encoding M18 family aminopeptidase produces the protein MVRMSDAPTSSASARGLCDFIDGSPSPFHACATAAARLTGAGYTQLSESQSWPGRAGRYFIVRAGSLVAWNSDGPEGPFRIIGAHTDSPNLRVKQHPDRAIAGWRVVALEPYGGAWLNSWLDRDLGISGRLSVRAGGRVADRLVRIDEPILRVPQLAIHLAEDRRSLTLDPQRHLNAVWGSGSGPASFLGYVAESAAVAPADVLGADLMTHDLTPSRVIGADAGLLSAPRLDNQASCYAGLEALLGAQPRGFLPVLVLFDHEEVGSASDRGAQSNLLGTVLERIVSAAGGTREDFLRRLPDSLLASADMAHATHPNYPERHEPSHQIEVNAGPVLKVHPNLRYATDGHTAAAFALACQQAGVGLQRYEHRADLPCGSTIGPLAAARTGIPTVDVGAPQLAMHSARELMGAHDVAAYSAALGAFLAPA
- the purL gene encoding phosphoribosylformylglycinamidine synthase subunit PurL, which gives rise to MTVSGTSARTQAIDTVEHAAITPDQPQPFAELGLKDDEYQRIREILGRRPTDTELAMYSVMWSEHCSYKSSKVHLRYFGETTTDEMRAGMLAGIGENAGVVDIGDGWAVTFKVESHNHPSYVEPYQGAATGVGGIVRDIMAMGARPVAVMDQLRFGAANAPDTRRVLDGVVRGIGGYGNSLGLPNIGGETVFDACYAGNPLVNALCVGVLRQEDLHLAFASGVGNKIILFGARTGLDGIGGVSVLASDTFDLEDGTGPSRKKLPSVQVGDPFMEKVLIECCLELYAGGLVIGIQDLGGAGLSCATSELASAGDGGMAVRLETVPLRAKEMTPAEVLCSESQERMCAVVAPENVDAFMAVCRKWEVLATVIGEVTDGDRLQITWHGETVVDVPPRTVAHEGPVYQRPVARPESQDALNADRSTKLARPASGDELRATLLALLGSPHLCSRAFITEQYDRYVRGNTVLAEHADGGVLRVDESTGRGIAISTDASGRYTALDPYAGAQLALAEAYRNVAVTGATPVAVTNCLNFGSPEDPGVMWQFAQAVRGLADGCAALGIPVTGGNVSFYNQTGSAAILPTPVVGVLGVIDDVARRIPTGLGREQGETLLLLGDTRDEFDGSVWAQVTADHLGGLPPEVDLAREKLIADVLGSASRDGLVSAAHDLSEGGLAQAVVEAALAGETGCRIVLPEDADPFVTLFSESAGRVLVAVPRTEESRFRSMCEARGLPAVRVGVVDQGSDELEVQGLFTISLAELRATSEAVLPRFFG